The following are from one region of the Oncorhynchus nerka isolate Pitt River linkage group LG8, Oner_Uvic_2.0, whole genome shotgun sequence genome:
- the LOC135572701 gene encoding uncharacterized protein LOC135572701 has translation MPSVPSAVPPAPWPSSTSHSSYSELAPYHRTAIPPYLHTTVPPYHRTSVPPYHRNSKPPYHRTSVPPYLQTTVPPYRRTAVPPYHRTSVPPYHRTSVPPYLRTTVPPYLRTTVPPYLRTTVPPNPRTAVPPYHRPSVPPYLRTTVPPNHRTSKPPYLHTTVPPYLRTAIPPYLQTTIPPNHRTFIPPNHHTTVPPYRHTTIPPYRHTTIPPNHRTSVPPYLHTSKPPYHRTSVPPYLQTTVPPNHRTSIPPYHRTSVPPYHHTSKPPYLRTAIPSYLQTTIPPYLRTAIPPYLHTSKPPYLHTTVPPYRHTTVPPYRHTTVPPNHRTSVPPYLRTAVPPYRRTAVPPYLRTTIPPNHRTSIPPYLRTAIPPYLRTTVPPYCHTTIPPNHCTSIPPYLRTAIPPYLQTTVPPYLRTSKPPYLQTNVPPYRHTTIPPNHRTSIPPNHRTSVPPYRHTTIPPYLHTITILIHDSDGTQTPLCKGRLPPPVGLLGLGGSTVLLL, from the exons ATGCCCTCTGTGCCATCTGCGGTGCCCCCCGCCCCCtggccctcctccacctcccactCCTCCTACTCAGAGCTGG CTCCATACCACCGTACCGCCATACCACCGTACCTCCATACCACCGTCCCTCCGTACCACCGTACctccgtaccaccataccaccgtaacTCCAAACCACCGTACCACCGAACCTCCGTACCACCGTACCTCCAAACCACCGTACCTCCGTACCGCCGTACCGCCGTACCTCCGTACCACCGTACCtccgtaccaccgtaccaccgtaccTCCGTACCACCGTACCtccgtaccaccgtaccaccgtacctccgtaccaccgtaccaccgtaccTCCGTACCACCGTACCTCCAAACCCCCGTACCGCCGTACCGCCATACCACCGTCCCTCCGTACCACCGTACCTCCGTACCACCGTACCTCCAAACCACCGTACCTCCAAACCACCGTACctccataccaccgtaccaccgtaccTCCGTACCGCCATACCTCCGTACCTCCAAACCACCATACCTCCAAACCACCGTACCTTCATACCTCcaaaccaccataccaccgtacctcCGTACCGCCATACCACCATACCTCCGTACCGCCATACCACCATACCTCCAAACCACCGTACCTCCGTACCGCCATACCTTCATACCTCcaaaccaccataccaccgtacctcCGTACCGCCATACCTCCAAACCACCGTACCTCCAAACCACCGTACctccataccaccgtaccaccgtaccTCCGTACCGCCATACCACCATACCTCCAAACCACCGTACCTCCGTACCGCCATACCTTCATACCTCcaaaccaccataccaccgtacctcCGTACCGCCATACCaccatacctccatacctccaaaCCACCATACCTCCATACCACCGTACCTCCGTACCGCCATACCACCGTACCTCCGTACCGCCATACCACCGTACCTCCAAACCACCGTACCTCCGTACCACCGTACCTCCGTACCGCCGTACCTCCGTACCGCCGTACCGCCGTACCACCGTACCTCCGTACCACCATACCTCCAAACCACCGTACCTCCATACCACCGTACCTCCGTACCGCCATACCACCGTACCTCCGTACCACCGTACCTCCGTACTGCCATACCACCATACCTCCAAACCACTGTACCTCCATACCACCGTACCTCCGTACCGCCATACCACCATACCTCCAAACCACTGTACCTCCATACCTCCGTACCTCCAAACCACCATACCTCCAAACCAACGTACCTCCGTACCGCCATACCACCATACCTCCAAACCAccgtacctccatacctccaAACCACCGTACCTCCGTACCGCCATACCGCCATACCaccatacctccatacctccataccaTTACAATCCTAATCCATGACTCTGACGGTACACAGACCCCCCTCTGCAAAGGCAGACTCCCTCCCCCAGTGGGACTGCTGGGGCTTGGGGGCTCCACAGTACTGCTTCTATGA